The Pseudomonas chlororaphis subsp. piscium genome contains the following window.
GCTGAACGATACGGACGCTATGCGTTTGATGGTGTTTGAGGGTAAGGGTCAGGTGCTGTTGGCGGCGGTGTTCGACAACCTGGGTAAAGGCGCCGCCGGGGCGGCGGTGGAGAATCTGGATTTGATGCTCGCCGCGCTGGGCTGAAAGGCTTCGTCGGGATTGCCTGGGCGTTGCAACGGGCCGGATACAGCCCGACTTCGCGCATGAGAAAAGCCCCACCGGCTGAGGTGGGGCTTTCAACGTACTGATGATCCTCCTGAGGTCCTGTCGAAAGGGCTATCGAACACAGCGCCGCCCAGGTTTCCCGGCGCGACACTCAAGCGATCGCCTTGGTCATTTATCGTCCCTCTTCGTCGAAGACGACTGCGAAGGATATTCGCTGCTCTCTTCGGCGTTGGGCGCTTCAGGCAGGCTGCCCGGCGTAAACATATGGGTCTGCAAGTCGCTGGCCTCGATGTCGACGACGCCATGCACCGCACGGGTCAGGCTGACGGCCTGCTCACACTGCTTATGGGTGATGAGCCGGCCACTCAGGGTGACCATGCCCGCATGGGTTTTGACATTGATATGCAGGCCGCGGGTCGGTTCGGCAAAGGCCAGGGCCGACTTCACCTTGGTGGTGACCCATGCATCGTGAACGACCATTTCCAGGCCATGGGAGTAATGCTGGAAGGAATGAAGTTTCATGGCGGGCCCCTCTCGCGTAATCAGTTGGGCGTCCCGTCCCATTGGTTGGACTGCCCTCTGCCTGGCGGGTGAGCGTGGTGGGTAGTGGATGGGCGTGGTGGCACTCGCCGGGCAAATGGGGGTGTTTATTAATTATAGTTCGGGGGTTGGGGGGGCTTGGGGGGATGGGACTCTGGTCGTCCGATGGCTCTTTTGTGAATGGTGGTTTTCGGCCACTTTCTGCCCTTTCTGATAGGGAGCAATTAGCGGAAAGTCACCTATCAATTCCGTTATATTTTCCTTCATATTCCGAATCAACTCCCAATTTTTGCGTACACAATGTTGACACTCGTCTTTCATCACGCCATTTCCTTCAAATTAGACAGGTAGCCCAATGAAGCCTGAAATCCGCCAACGCTATTCGCGACTTCAACCGCTCTCTGTACAGGAGCGAACAGAATTGGCTATGCAGGCGTTCAGCTTTTTCTCACCTGTAGCGTACTCATCGAATTTGCAGGTCCTTGGTCTGCCGAACAACACACCTGGTTCCTCCCGCCCCTTCTCCATTTATGAGTTCCTGACATTCCTTGAAAAAACCGAATTTCTAACCGAACCACTGCGGTATGTGCTGCCAGTCAGAACGCTGCTAGATGCCATGGAGCGAGAGGGACTGCTTGTAGCGATGGGCCTAAGCAGCTTTGTCATGGCACCCAAGACGTATTATGCCTTTAAAGAACTGACGAATAGAGAACGTCTGGGAATCTCTTGGCTTGCCCCCGTGCTGGGCCCAGAGTTTTTACACTCATACCATGGAGAGTTCACAGTCCACATCATTGGTGATTCGAAAGGAGACGAACGAGGCGGAACTGGGTTCATTATCTCAGATAGGCATGTACTCACCTGCGCGCATGTTCTCAAGGAAATGACCGTCCGCCCCCAACAAACCTTTCAAGGAATCGACTGTGAAATTAAAGCGTGCTATCCACACGAGTCAGTTGATGTAGGGATCATTGAACTGTCAAAACCAGTGCTCAGAAGTAGCTCGTCGATTGGCTTTCGAGACCCTGTGATCGGGGAGCGCCTATGTCTGTTGGGTTACCCTCCGGTGCCGATGTCTTGCGAAGCTCCACTCATCTTGCAAGGTGGTGAAATAGTCAATGATGGTGTGGCAGACATACGGAATCAGAAGTCATTCCTGTATTCGGCAATTGCGCGCCCTGGCAATAGCGGCGGACCGGTGATTTCCTACTCTGGGCACATTCTTGGAATTGTTACGGAGGACCGAGTCAATCCAGATCAACCCCACGCTATGTTCTATGCAGGAATTTCGACCTCGACTATCGCTAGCGCGTTAACCGAGCTTCCAATCTGTGTGGATCTACCTATTGAAACCTATGAATAATGGTGTGACGCACGGCGTAGGAATACGGTACAACTATCGCACAGCGTAGATTCAAGTTGGGCGCCAGCAATCCTAGCGATTAGAAAAGCAAACCAACTTGATGGCTTATAGTGATAACAGTGAGTTGTGGAAACGTGCCATCCAAGGCTGTAATTAAGGAATCATCAAGCATGAAGGAAATTAGACAAATCACTACACTAAAAGCACTAAATAAGATCATCAAGCTCTTTAACACTATAGAACGATCCATTGTAAGATTGTTTTATTTTTTAATGTTTTCGCTTGGCGCGACAATTTTTTTTGGGGCAATGAACCATTACCTGCAGCGCAAAGATTATTTATATCTTGGCGGTCTATGTTTTCCGGTGCTGGCTATTTTGTTTGGATTCACGTCATTGCTATATAACCGATCAAGGGCATTACAGCCTGGGGCTGCTCAGCGGAGGTCATTATATGCGGCAGAAAGGGGGCTCCAGGCTACTCTCCTGTTTATGGTGGGCATAGCATCAGGCGCCATAATTGCGACAATTACTGAATTTTTAAAAATTGATACTTCAAACACACCAGAAGTGCCTAAAACATTGTTAGTGTATTTTGCCCCTATAATGCTGACACTGTATTCATTTAGCGCCTTTTTCTTTGCTCTTCGAGCAGTTTCGCACCGGACTGTAAGGTTGGTTAATATTCGTACACTAGCAAGGATGGTTCGGTGATTTAGTTGTGATGAATAGGATGCCAAAGGTGATTCGGTTTAGGCTCGCAGATGAATTCCGGAAAGCCTGCTGATTTCCAATATGAACTTTACTGAAAGACCATTTTTAACCAGAAGAGCAAATTAGATTGTGCAGATGAAAGCAATATCGGCTCAGGGGCGTCAGTTATGATTCTGTCGTATTGGTGTTCAGATCACCAAAAACCAAATGCATAGCTTTTAATGGGCAACCTAGATGCAGAGTCAAAAAACTCCGAAAAACTCGTATATTACTATGGTGTAGAAATGGATCTCGATGAAATCGCAGTAAATTACTACCATGATTCTTTGGAGCTAGCGCAGAAAGCATTGATATCGGGGATAACAGTTTCTGGAGTCGCTTACCTTGTAGCTATATCAGGGGAGAATAAGCCTCCTTACATGATTCCATTTTTTGAAGTTGAAATAAACTCATTAAGACTCTTCTCTATATCCTTGTTAATCCTTTATTTCGCCTGTGGCATGCTTTGCTTGTATGGGGTGCAGAAATCTATCGACAACTGGAAGCTTGTTTCAAGAGAAGAGCTGTCGCTTAGATTGCTTCATGTACCAAATATACTGTTAGTGGGAACCATTTCTAGAGCCTGTCTTTATGGAGGACTTTTCATGGTTGGGGCCAGCCTATCGTCACAAATTCTGGAAATTGAAGGGTGGAAAAACTCTTTGGTTGGCAGCTTGTTGGCCTCTCCATATTTTGTGGCGTTCCGATGCTCGTCGGATCTTAAAGACAATGCCAAGAATAAATCTCGGGCTACCTAACAGGGTATGCAAGGTATTCTCTGTGCCCATCAGGAAGTCCGCATACCACGCTCGCTTAGAGAATACCGGCTTGGAGTTAAAGCGCCCCACCCACCAGGCTGCGGTGAAATCAAGCGAGGTTCCAGCAAGCCTAACGACTGTCAACATTAAGTCTTAGAGGTTAAGACTTACTAAAAGGATTAAGCATGACTGTGATAGGACGTATTCGCGCAGCAGTGAAGACTGATCTGCCATTCATTCATGACTGGCTAGTGCTTGAAGCTCGAGATGGGCAGGGTTTTATCCACAATTGGCACTTGATCGAAAAGGCGTTGGACGAGGGAGAGATGACGGTTTTCACTGATGTAGGGGGATCTGTTGGCTTTCTAACATACGGGATCTCACCCAGCTCCATTCTGCAGGTAAGAAGCGACCTTCAAGGACAAGGCATTGGGCGAGCGCTTGTGGAAGATGCCATACGCAGAGAGGAGGCACTGAACAATGCCGTTCTTGTAGTCCAATGTGAACCAAAAAGCTCTGTGGAGTTCTGGGCAAGCATGGGCTTCGAGGTGCACAGAAATATTGGGTACTCGGATCACCAAGACAACGCCTACATGCAGCGGCTTTCCAAGATACGCCACGAAAATGTTAGGGGAGATGACTTGGAGATGATTTCAATACGTGTTTATCCCAATAGCATCCTATACAACGATTCGGGCAAGGGGATGCCTGATCGCGTGTACTACACAATGGCTAGGTTGAATGCCGACAATCGAACGTTAGAGTTAGCTCGTCGAGTTTCTGTGGCTAACGAGCCAATGCTTCAAGATCCAGTAGTTGAGATTTGTTGGTACGGGCAAATCTTCATTGGCAAAGCTAAGCACTCAGAAGCGACGACCATCGGCCTCAAGCTCACTCCAAACCACTATGGTTGGTATCTGGATGTCATCAACCTTCCAGATTGAGGTCGTGCCAATATTGGGTCAAAAGCAACCGTCTGACGCCCCGTCCGTGATGAATTCAAGCTGAGCTTCAGCAATCCGAAAGCCATCCTGATCTTCACCGCCTTCCTGCCGCAGTTCGTCGCCCCTTCGGCGCCGGTGCCCGCCCAGTTCCTGGTTCTGGAGTGGATCGCCATCAGCGCCTACGCTTAGCCGCGGGTTCGCCGAGCCCCGGGGCAAGAAGATCTTCAACCGCTGCTGCGCGGTGCTGTTGTCGGGTGCTGCTTCGGTGCTGTTGCTGGCGCGGCGGGCCGGAGCCGGTCGGTAAGCATCGCCAGGACGATGTACGCTCGGTAGTCAAGGGCTGTTTGTGGCCGAAAGCAGCCCTCTATACAATAAAACGCCACTTATCACCCACGATAAGCGGCGTTTTTCTTGGTTCACGTAAAAGAGCCTCAAATCAAAACCAACTCACCGCCCTTCCCCACCCTCTAACCCCAGACAAACATCATCAATCACCGCCTTCCCCATCTCCGCCAGAAAGTGGGAAGCCCAGGCGTAGCGCTCGCCCTGCTCTTCCATGGCGGCATCCAGGGCGAGTTTCTTGGCGTAGTACAGCAGAGTCGAGGCGTGCTCCAGGGCTTGCTGCAAGGGGACGTCGGCGTTGACGCGGAACAGGGTTTGTTCAGGGTCGGCGCAATTGCCGAAAGTGACGAAACCCAGGGTTTTGATGGGGGTTAGCGTGCTCATAAGGTACCTCCTGCGATAGCCAGGAAGCGGGTGTTATTGAGCGGATGAAGGCGAAGCGAAAGACAGCAAAATACAGACAGATTACGGGCGTACATGGTTGAACCTCCCATATCAAAAAGAGAGCTGCCATGTTCGTTATCAGGCGAAAGGGTGGCAGCTGTGCGTAGGCTGATAAACCGGAGATACAGGAATCCGGCAGACCCGAAGGTCTCCCACGCACAGCCGCCATTACACGAAAAGACGGACACAAAAATGCGCCTGCAATTGTGGTGACGGGCGCTTGTGCGCCTGCATCTTACCGGGTTATCAGACCCGATCGCTGATTTTGCAGCGACAGGGACAGACTAGGTTTTTGAGTGGTAGCGAACAACCTTAAAACCGTCGCTGTTTATGTCCATCTCTCAAGCAGCAGGTCCCCACTTACGCCACCCGAAACGTCAGCAATCTGTACCCACCGAACGATCACTACGCCCTCCCCTCGGGCAAACAAAAAACACCACCCTCTACCTGACTAACTCTCAGCGTCTCCTTTCGGACCGCTGGCGATCAGGCTGGCCCCACAGGCGGTTTTCATTCCATGCAGCGCCACCGGAACACCGCCAACATCCAGCAGTGCGCTGCCCTCGGAAATAGGAAACACGCCTTTACATAAAGGGCATGTGACCTTGTGCCCGACGCCGGCCATGGGTTTGCCGTTCAGGTCGGTTTGGTTGAACGCTTCAATCACAGTGCCGCCGTGGCTGGTGGAATCGCCGAGTCGAATGATGTCCATGTCTGTTCCTTTTCCGTTGTACTACAAACACTTCTCCCTCTTTGGGCGTTGAGCCTCCCGAAGGATAAGTATTCAGGAATTTCCTGTATTACCGTCACGCAAAGACACCGGACGCAGGCGCACGGAGTCAATGATGGTGTCCCATAACTCCAGCGCCTCTCTGTCTGACTTGAATGGCGGCGCCGGCAGCTTGCCGCTGCTGTCGGGGCTACGTTCGAGTACGCCAAGCGCGGCTGAGATGTTTGGTTCGGTGATCGAGCCATCTTTACCCTGGGCTTCCCAGGCGAACGTATAGATGCGCTGGCCCTTGTCAGTACTGGCCAACAGGTATTCATCGGCTGGAACCTCGCCGCCACGTTCTCTTTTGCGCAGGGTCTCGATCCCTAACACCATCTTGGCGGCACCTGCCAGGAAACCACTCACCCGATCCAGCAGGCGATCTCCTTCGGCTCCGGTGCTGGAGGTGAACTCGAAATGAGCCCCAGGATACTCAGGAAAAGTTACGCCAATATCGAACCGCTCTCCTTGAAAGCTGTTACCCGCGATATAGGCTCGCTCAATACAAAAGCCAGGCTCTGAAGGAATTTCATTGGCTTCGCGAGAACGTAGGCTGTGGGCTAGAGAAGTGGCACTTTCAATGCCCTGCGGTTCACGATCCGTCGATACGCCTCCCATCCACCGGTAAGCACGCCATGTCGGTCTGGAAATAGCGTAAGCATCCAATAGATACATCGCTGTGCTGGCATTGGATTTCCAGGAAAGCAGCCCTGTCGAGTTCCCCCCAAGGTCTAGTCGGCGAAGAAACAGGCTACCTTGTTGCCTTCTATGTGGTTGTGCCTTCAGTTCTTGCTCACGCTGATCAACCCTGGCAGCCAGAGTGACTGGTGTTTCGTCGAGCGCTTCGATGTTATCGCCCCAGAGGTAGTACCCCGCTCTAACTTCCGCTTGGGGTGGTAAATCAATTAGAAATCTGCCAAAGCAATGCGTGATCCACCCGGTCTTGTCCATGGAGGGGTTCCGAGAAGAAGGAAGTAATGCGCAACTGGTTATACCGGTCAGGGCGACGATGCCCAGAACCGTGAAGAGCTGATGCATACGCATCATGAATCTTCTACCCAGCCTGTCCTCTGAGCAGACCACAAAGGGACTTTGACAATCGATGGCAAGTCTTGGCTAAACCGGTTGTTACCCCTGCGGTTCTCATCGTCTCGAATGATGTCCACACCTGTTCCTTTTCCGTTGCCCTACCAGACACTTCTCCCTCGACAGGCTTTATGCCCATCGAAGGATAAATGTCGGGTGTGAAGAGCGATGACCCAGAGAGGCAAGTGCCCTCTGCCACAACAAGTCCTGATGCCTACTAAGCTCTTACAACTCATCCATCCAGTTGTTGCTCGGCTTCAGGTCGGCCAGGAATTTCTCGATGGCGTAATCGTCATCCACCGCCTTAGTACTCCCCGCTGGGGCAGCCGGAGAGGGGCTGCCGGCGTTACTACCACGCGGAGCAGAAGACACTGGGCGCAAGCGGACGGAGTCAATGATGGTGTCCCATAACTCCAACGCTTCCCGGTCTGACTTGAATGGAGGCGCTGGCAGCTTGCCGCTGCTGTCGGAGCTACGTTCGGTTACGCCAAGCGCAGCAGATATATTTGGTTCGGTGATAGAGCCATCTTTGCCCTGGGCCTCCCAGGCGAACGTATAGATACGTTGTCCCTTGTCGGTACCAGCCAACAGGTACTCGTCAGCGGGAACCGGACCACCCCGCTCTCTTTTGCGCAGGGTCTCGATACCCGAAACAGTCCTGGCGGCACCTGCCAGGAAACCACCCACCCGATCCAGCAGGCGATCCTCTTCGGCACCGGTGCTGGACGTGAATTCGAAATGAGCACCGGGATGATCCGGGAAAGTCACACCGATATCGAAACGCTCGCTCTGGAAGTGACTGCCTGCGATATAGCCACGATCCATACAAAATCCCGGCTCGGTGGGAATTTCATTGGGTTCGCGGGAGCGAAGATCGCGTACCAGATTCTTCGCGACCTCAATGCCACGAGGCTCGCGGTCTGGCTCCATCTCAATCCTCCAGTAATAAGGCTGCCACACCGGTTCTGAAACAGCATAGGCGTACAGGTAATACGACTCGATGCTGGCATCGGAAGCCCAAGACAATATCCCGGTTGAACCTCTGCTCAGGTCATACCGGCGCACAAACATGCTTCCCTTCGCATCATGCTGCTGCCGTTTAAGCTGCTGCTCGTGCTGATCGATCCTGGATGTGAGTGCAGCGAGATCGTCCCTTAGTGGCTCAATAACCTGCCCACGCAAGTAATACCCCGCCCTGACTTCCGCTTGGGGCGGCAAATCAATCAAGAACCTGCCAAAGCAATGGGTAATCCACCCGGTCTTGTCCATGGCGGGGTCCCGAGAAGAAGGAAAGGATGTGCAACTGGTTATCCCAGTCAAGGCGACGATGCCAAGCACAGTGAAGAGCCGGTGCACGCGCATCATGAGTCTTCTAACTGCTGGAGGACTTCGAC
Protein-coding sequences here:
- a CDS encoding BON domain-containing protein; the encoded protein is MKLHSFQHYSHGLEMVVHDAWVTTKVKSALAFAEPTRGLHINVKTHAGMVTLSGRLITHKQCEQAVSLTRAVHGVVDIEASDLQTHMFTPGSLPEAPNAEESSEYPSQSSSTKRDDK
- a CDS encoding S1 family peptidase; protein product: MKPEIRQRYSRLQPLSVQERTELAMQAFSFFSPVAYSSNLQVLGLPNNTPGSSRPFSIYEFLTFLEKTEFLTEPLRYVLPVRTLLDAMEREGLLVAMGLSSFVMAPKTYYAFKELTNRERLGISWLAPVLGPEFLHSYHGEFTVHIIGDSKGDERGGTGFIISDRHVLTCAHVLKEMTVRPQQTFQGIDCEIKACYPHESVDVGIIELSKPVLRSSSSIGFRDPVIGERLCLLGYPPVPMSCEAPLILQGGEIVNDGVADIRNQKSFLYSAIARPGNSGGPVISYSGHILGIVTEDRVNPDQPHAMFYAGISTSTIASALTELPICVDLPIETYE
- a CDS encoding GNAT family N-acetyltransferase, whose protein sequence is MTVIGRIRAAVKTDLPFIHDWLVLEARDGQGFIHNWHLIEKALDEGEMTVFTDVGGSVGFLTYGISPSSILQVRSDLQGQGIGRALVEDAIRREEALNNAVLVVQCEPKSSVEFWASMGFEVHRNIGYSDHQDNAYMQRLSKIRHENVRGDDLEMISIRVYPNSILYNDSGKGMPDRVYYTMARLNADNRTLELARRVSVANEPMLQDPVVEICWYGQIFIGKAKHSEATTIGLKLTPNHYGWYLDVINLPD
- a CDS encoding DUF3077 domain-containing protein, whose translation is MSTLTPIKTLGFVTFGNCADPEQTLFRVNADVPLQQALEHASTLLYYAKKLALDAAMEEQGERYAWASHFLAEMGKAVIDDVCLGLEGGEGR
- a CDS encoding PAAR domain-containing protein, with the protein product MDIIRLGDSTSHGGTVIEAFNQTDLNGKPMAGVGHKVTCPLCKGVFPISEGSALLDVGGVPVALHGMKTACGASLIASGPKGDAES
- a CDS encoding T6SS immunity protein Tli4 family protein produces the protein MRMHQLFTVLGIVALTGITSCALLPSSRNPSMDKTGWITHCFGRFLIDLPPQAEVRAGYYLWGDNIEALDETPVTLAARVDQREQELKAQPHRRQQGSLFLRRLDLGGNSTGLLSWKSNASTAMYLLDAYAISRPTWRAYRWMGGVSTDREPQGIESATSLAHSLRSREANEIPSEPGFCIERAYIAGNSFQGERFDIGVTFPEYPGAHFEFTSSTGAEGDRLLDRVSGFLAGAAKMVLGIETLRKRERGGEVPADEYLLASTDKGQRIYTFAWEAQGKDGSITEPNISAALGVLERSPDSSGKLPAPPFKSDREALELWDTIIDSVRLRPVSLRDGNTGNS
- a CDS encoding T6SS immunity protein Tli4 family protein, which encodes MMRVHRLFTVLGIVALTGITSCTSFPSSRDPAMDKTGWITHCFGRFLIDLPPQAEVRAGYYLRGQVIEPLRDDLAALTSRIDQHEQQLKRQQHDAKGSMFVRRYDLSRGSTGILSWASDASIESYYLYAYAVSEPVWQPYYWRIEMEPDREPRGIEVAKNLVRDLRSREPNEIPTEPGFCMDRGYIAGSHFQSERFDIGVTFPDHPGAHFEFTSSTGAEEDRLLDRVGGFLAGAARTVSGIETLRKRERGGPVPADEYLLAGTDKGQRIYTFAWEAQGKDGSITEPNISAALGVTERSSDSSGKLPAPPFKSDREALELWDTIIDSVRLRPVSSAPRGSNAGSPSPAAPAGSTKAVDDDYAIEKFLADLKPSNNWMDEL